Proteins from a genomic interval of Oryctolagus cuniculus chromosome 8, mOryCun1.1, whole genome shotgun sequence:
- the MAP9 gene encoding microtubule-associated protein 9 isoform X5 has product MSDEVFSTTLAYTKSPKVTKRTTFQDELIRAITARSARQRSSEYSEDFDSDEIVSLGDFSDTSVDENSIKKKMNDFHISDDEEKSAPRLTFLKTKKSSNDLIKDKPELTIKNDEEMAPNGCEDIVVNSSSESQSKGQEIEKDKIKLKPKPRILPVKSTSSAENNSSLETDDHLKPLPRPRSMLKKNSYREQKDRLEEKEISPSQEPQVQSAPSSPTRPSGTELEAEKKEENDHPEDPCATNLSPSSLRESTGNSFSPEPGEKSSIKVDQNEEFTENCASLKSNANKENSLLMDFVTTALEKPKESHLTAEGHKEEKEKAELVTDDNSAVDPSLFKSQSILLSTSPTESAKKTIEDRNTKNKRSTNNRVSSASGRLMTSDFLKKSSSARRSPSTTTSSHYLGTLRVLDQKPSQKPSLEPDKADSIRAAVYQEWLEKKNVYLHEMHRIKRIESENLRIQNEQKRAAKREEALASFEAWKAMKEKEAKKIAAKKRLEEKNKKKTEEENAVRKGEALQAFEKWKEKKMEYLKEKNRKEKEYERAKKQKEEETVAEKKKDNLTAVEKWNEKKEAFFKQKEKEKINEKRKEELKRAEKKDKDKQAIDEYEKWLTETQRR; this is encoded by the exons GATGAGCTAATAAGAGCAATTACAGCTCGCTCGGCCAGGCAGAGGAGCTCTGAGTACTCCGAGGACTTTGACAGTGATGAGATTG tttctttgggGGATTTTTCTGATACCTCAGTAGATGAAAATtcaattaagaagaaaatgaatgattttcaTATATCAGATGATGAAGAAAAGAGTGCTCCAAGACTGACTTTTTTGAAAACCAAGAAATCAAGCAATGACCTAATCAAAGATAAGCCAGAATTGACCATCAAGAATGATGAGGAAATGGCACCCAATGGTTGTGAAGACATAGTCGTAAATTCCTCATCTGAATCTCAAAGTAAAGGCCAAGAAATTGAGAAAGACAAAATTAAACTGAAACCCAAACCCAGAATTCTTCCAGTGAAAAGCACATCTTCAG CAGAAAACAACAGCAGCCTTGAAACAGATGACCACTTGAAACCTTTACCTCGGCCAAGGAGCATGTTAAAAAAGAATAGCTACAGGGAACAGAAAGATagactggaagaaaaagaaatctctccCAGTCAAGAACCACAGGTACAGTCTGCACCTTCTTCCCCTACGAGGCCAAGTGGCACAGAATTAGAAGctgagaagaaagaggaaaatgatCATCCTGAG GACCCATGTGCAACAAATCTATCACCATCATCCCTTAGAGAAAGTACTGGAAATTCCTTTTCACCAGAACCTGGGGAAAAATCATCCATAAAAG TAGATCAGAATGAAGAATTCACTGAAAACTGTGCTTCCTTGAAATCAAATGCAAATAAAGAGAATTCATTATTGATGGACTTTGTTACTACTGCACTTGAGAAACCTAAAGAAAGTCATTTGACTGCTGAGGGccataaagaagaaaaggagaaggctGAACTGGTAACAGACGATAACTCAGCAGTTGATCCATCACTATTTAAATCTCAGAGTATCTTATTATCCACTAGTCCAACAGAATCTGCAAAG AAAACAATCgaagacagaaacacaaagaataaaaggTCAACAAATAATAGAGTATCCAGTGCATCTGGCAG ATTAATGACTTCcgactttttaaagaaatctagtTCTGCAAGGAGAAGTCCTTCAACAACTACTTCTTCTCACTATTTAGGGACTTTGAGAGTCTTGGACCAAAAGCCTTCACAGAAACCAAGTCTAGAACCTGACAAAGCAGACAGCATAAGGGCAGCTGTGtatcag GAGtggttagaaaagaaaaatgtatatttacatgaaatgcacagaataaaaagaattgaaagtgAAAACCTAAGGATCCAAAATGAACAG AAAAGAGCTGCTAAGAGAGAAGAAGCATTAGCGTCATTCGAGGCCTGGAAGGcaatgaaagaaaaggaagcaaagaaaataGCTGCAAAAAAGAGGCTTGaggaaaaaaacaagaagaaaaccgAAGAAGAAAATGCTGTGCGAAAAGGAGAAGCACTACAG GcatttgaaaaatggaaagagaaaaagatggaatatcttaaagagaaaaacagaaaggagaagGAATATGAAagagcaaagaaacagaaagaggaagaaactgttgctgaaaaaaagaaagataatttaaCTGCTGTTGAAAAATG GAATGAAAAAAAGGAAGCTTTtttcaaacaaaaggaaaaagagaaaataaatgagaaaagaaaggaagaacttAAAAGAGCtgagaaaaaagataaagataaacAAGCTATTGACGAATATGAAAAATGGCTG acagagacacagagaaggtga